AAAATCTAAATTATATTTTTTATATCTATCTTCAAGATGGTTCATAAGTAGTTCAAATGCATCTTTATTATTTAAAAGTGTTGTAATGTCTTTAAAGCTAATACCTGGTTTTGGAAAATCCTCAACTGTTCTTATAGAGTCTATTAAAAGCTTTTTTTCATCATCTGTTAAAATATCTTTACTCAAAGTTTTCCCTTTTATATTGAAAATCGAATTATTTTAGCTAAAATAAAATTATGTTACAGTTTAAAATCAAACTATTTAGCAATTTTATGAAAGTTTTGTTAACACTTTTTCTTTTTATAAATTTTGCTTTTGCATTAAATTTACAAAAACCTTCAACTTATGAAGATTCTATTGATATTTCAAATTGGTATATGAGTGAAAAATTAGATGGTATTAGAGCATATTGGGATGGGAAAGAGTTATTTTCTAAAAATAAAAACAAAATATTTGCTCCATCTTGGTTTACAAAAGATTTTCCACCATTTCCTTTAGATGGTGAATTATGGACAAAAAGAGGTGATTTTGAAAATATTCAAAGTATTGTTTTAAGTCAACAAGAGTCAAAAGATTGGGAAAATATAACTTACAATATTTTTGAAATTCCAAATGTAAATGGAAATTTTAAAACTAGACTTGATTTTTTAGAAAATTATTTAAAAAAAAATCCAAATAGATATATAAAAATTATTCCTCAAATAGTTTGCAAAGATAAAAACCATTTAAATAAATTTTTAAAAGAACTATTAGAAAATGGTGCAGAAGGAGTGATTATAAAAAATCCAAATTTATCTTATGAAACCGGAAGAACGAATAA
Above is a genomic segment from Aliarcobacter cryaerophilus containing:
- a CDS encoding DNA ligase, with protein sequence MKVLLTLFLFINFAFALNLQKPSTYEDSIDISNWYMSEKLDGIRAYWDGKELFSKNKNKIFAPSWFTKDFPPFPLDGELWTKRGDFENIQSIVLSQQESKDWENITYNIFEIPNVNGNFKTRLDFLENYLKKNPNRYIKIIPQIVCKDKNHLNKFLKELLENGAEGVIIKNPNLSYETGRTNNSLKVKEFLDDEGKVIAHNFNKDGSFKSLKIELKNKTIFNLGGGFKKEDRLNPPKIGQFVTFKYYGLTKNGKPKFASFLRVREVE